A genomic segment from Sorangium aterium encodes:
- a CDS encoding universal stress protein — MRRTDATPATPPSSPAQAGPAHRRDGRTTSTPRRDARLGDVLAATDFSPGALAAVERAACLPLSAGSTLHLVHVLPAPASPAEGDSAEQAARRSLDEIAARALDVARGAGNAGLQVVPSVLVGRGFVEIIRHARSHGAELIVLGRHGERSILDLLLGSTAELTVRHADTPVLVVQRAPASAYRRPLLAVELSDVALRSAVLATKVIDPEVSRIRAIHAYRVPFEDRMALALPSLEFAAYKARYHDDARAGLRRLLDSFDGLGVTWEPSVRRGDARRAIVREARRWKADLIIMGTHGRSGISRALLGSVAESVMRSAPCDVLVARPSTFVLELP; from the coding sequence ATGCGCCGCACCGACGCCACGCCCGCCACGCCTCCGAGCTCGCCCGCCCAGGCGGGGCCGGCCCATCGGCGCGACGGCCGGACGACGAGCACACCGCGCCGCGACGCTCGCCTCGGCGACGTCCTTGCAGCAACCGATTTCTCGCCGGGTGCTCTCGCGGCGGTCGAGCGCGCCGCGTGTCTCCCCCTCTCGGCGGGCAGCACCTTGCACCTCGTTCACGTGCTGCCAGCGCCCGCCTCGCCCGCGGAGGGCGACAGCGCGGAGCAGGCCGCGCGTCGCTCGCTCGACGAGATCGCGGCCCGCGCTCTCGATGTCGCCCGGGGCGCGGGGAACGCAGGTCTGCAGGTCGTCCCGAGCGTGCTCGTCGGCAGAGGGTTCGTCGAGATCATCCGTCATGCGCGCAGCCACGGCGCGGAGCTGATCGTCCTCGGCAGGCACGGGGAGCGCTCGATCCTCGATCTCCTGCTCGGGTCGACGGCCGAGCTCACGGTCCGTCACGCGGACACTCCCGTGCTCGTCGTGCAGCGAGCCCCCGCCAGCGCCTACAGGCGACCGCTGCTCGCCGTCGAGCTCTCGGACGTCGCGCTTCGGAGCGCCGTGCTCGCGACGAAGGTCATCGACCCCGAGGTGAGCCGCATCCGGGCGATCCACGCCTATCGCGTGCCCTTCGAGGACAGGATGGCGCTCGCCCTCCCCTCGCTGGAGTTCGCGGCCTACAAGGCGCGATACCATGACGACGCGCGCGCCGGTCTACGGCGCCTCCTCGACTCGTTCGACGGGCTCGGCGTGACGTGGGAGCCGTCGGTCCGGCGCGGCGACGCGAGGCGCGCGATCGTCCGCGAAGCCCGGCGGTGGAAGGCCGATCTCATCATCATGGGCACGCACGGGCGCTCGGGGATCTCGCGCGCTCTCCTGGGCAGCGTGGCCGAATCCGTCATGCGCTCGGCGCCGTGCGACGTGCTGGTCGCGCGCCCCTCCACGTTCGTGCTGGAGCTGCCCTGA